The following coding sequences are from one Montipora capricornis isolate CH-2021 unplaced genomic scaffold, ASM3666992v2 scaffold_461, whole genome shotgun sequence window:
- the LOC138036138 gene encoding uncharacterized protein yields MVVKFLYELAPGNDEYLATTQYPRERSPRTPGCKSLHNPFIQQGKAIPNNVRDEIVERWLKGTGQRQIARDLNIAKSSVQNIIDNFCKRGHSEHGIGGNRIRHARTDDVLTYVEFCKQQRPSITAKEIQKQLVHNHVCLTENCPSKASLTRGVREDLCYSYKRLNVVARESLTQDTERRLVQYLDVCSTLDSTSMHFFDECSFVKTTGNRTYGHSQIGSPAVEIQRYASNATFTVNLLHSTFGVSHVNVINGPSNGLALLNFFAEALEEKYVLDNPVLKEGDTVIMDNLRLNETYL; encoded by the exons ATGGTTGTTAAATTTCTTTACGAGCTGGCTCCAGGAAATGATGAATACTTAGCGACCACGCAGTATCCTAGAGAAAGGTCACCCAGGACcccgggttgtaagagt TTGCACAATCCTTTCATTCAACAAGGAAAGGCAATTCCCAATAATGTCAGAGACGAAATTGTGGAAAGATGGCTGAAGGGTACTGGTCAAAGACAGATAGCGAGAGACTTAAATATTGCGAAGAGTTCGGTTCAAAATATCATCGATAATTTTTGCAAACGCGGTCACAGTGAACACGGGATTGGGGGAAATAGAATACGGCATGCAAGAACTGATGATGTCCTGACATATGTTGAATTCTGTAAGCAGCAACGACCAAGCATTACTGCCAAGGAAATACAGAAACAGCTGGTACACAATCACGTCTGTTTGACAGAAAATTGCCCTTCTAAAGCCTCGTTAACTCGAGGGGTGCGGGAAGATCTTTGCTATTCGTATAAACGACTCAATGTGGTTGCGAGAGAGTCACTTACTCAAGACACGGAACGACGCCTTGTTCAATACTTAGACGTGTGCAGCACACTCGATTCGACAAGTATGCATTTTTTCGACGAGTGCTCTTTTGTTAAGACAACAGGCAATCGAACCTATGGTCACTCACAGATTGGATCACCAGCGGTTGAAATTCAGCGATACGCCTCGAATGCAACGTTTACCGTAAATTTGCTGCACAGCACATTCGGAGTAAGCCATGTGAACGTAATAAATGGGCCATCCAATGGATTGGCACTGTTAAATTTCTTTGCCGAAGCCTtagaagaaaaatatgttttggaCAATCCGGTGTTGAAAGAGGGAGATACAGTAATAATGGATAATTTaagattaaacgagacttacctgtaa
- the LOC138036129 gene encoding uncharacterized protein isoform X1, with product MNIILKAYSTQKVGSGGNCESGNEVYGRRASQELQLVQKETMGLKPEDGGHQVSLTSTLQTVIHDCDSKGSSKTGTRQSHGDSGDPQMANSGVVLNGYENADKLPSPSAAQCQTTFVTQPPTKSTSITQETGPFHLLLIREQLHASGLSQAASDIILCTWRNGTKKQYRTYLSKWGNYCSSKGISPVSATVAQAISQVRCWL from the exons ATGAACATCATTCtgaaagcttattctacgcaaaaagtaggttctggaggaaATTGTGAGAGTGGAAATGAAGTTTACGGACGAAG GGCATCGCAAGAGCTACAACTCGTTCAAAAAGAAACCATGGGCCTTAAACCAGAAGACGGAGGACACCAAGTGAGTCTAACTTCAACATTACAAACAGTTATTCACGAT TGTGATTCCAAAGGTTCTTCAAAAACTGGAACAAGACAAAGCCACGGGGATAGTGGTGATCCCCAGATGGCCAACTCAGGTGTGGTACTCAATGGCTATGAGAATGCTGATAAGCTGCCCAGTCCTTCTGCAGCACAATGCCAGACTACTTTTGTTACCCAGCCACCCACAAAAAGTACATCCATTACACAAGAAACTGGACCTTTTCATCTGCTACTTATCCGGGAACAGTTGCATGCAAGCGGCCTTTCACAAGCAGCTTCAGATATCATCCTGTGTACCTGGAGAAACGGGACAAAAAAGCAGTACCGAACGTATCTTTCGAAGTGGGGAAATTACTGCAGCTCAAAAGGGATCAGTCCAGTTTCAGCTACTGTAGCTCAAGCAATAAGTCAAGTCAGGTGTTGGCTATAG
- the LOC138036129 gene encoding uncharacterized protein isoform X2, protein MNIILKAYSTQKVGSGGNCESGNEVYGRRASQELQLVQKETMGLKPEDGGHQCDSKGSSKTGTRQSHGDSGDPQMANSGVVLNGYENADKLPSPSAAQCQTTFVTQPPTKSTSITQETGPFHLLLIREQLHASGLSQAASDIILCTWRNGTKKQYRTYLSKWGNYCSSKGISPVSATVAQAISQVRCWL, encoded by the exons ATGAACATCATTCtgaaagcttattctacgcaaaaagtaggttctggaggaaATTGTGAGAGTGGAAATGAAGTTTACGGACGAAG GGCATCGCAAGAGCTACAACTCGTTCAAAAAGAAACCATGGGCCTTAAACCAGAAGACGGAGGACACCAA TGTGATTCCAAAGGTTCTTCAAAAACTGGAACAAGACAAAGCCACGGGGATAGTGGTGATCCCCAGATGGCCAACTCAGGTGTGGTACTCAATGGCTATGAGAATGCTGATAAGCTGCCCAGTCCTTCTGCAGCACAATGCCAGACTACTTTTGTTACCCAGCCACCCACAAAAAGTACATCCATTACACAAGAAACTGGACCTTTTCATCTGCTACTTATCCGGGAACAGTTGCATGCAAGCGGCCTTTCACAAGCAGCTTCAGATATCATCCTGTGTACCTGGAGAAACGGGACAAAAAAGCAGTACCGAACGTATCTTTCGAAGTGGGGAAATTACTGCAGCTCAAAAGGGATCAGTCCAGTTTCAGCTACTGTAGCTCAAGCAATAAGTCAAGTCAGGTGTTGGCTATAG